The following proteins come from a genomic window of Deinococcus aerophilus:
- a CDS encoding HD domain-containing protein, producing the protein MFRRRPPLPPFPAGGLLVGGAVRDWLRGVAPKDFDWVVPDPAAAARAMAAVLGGSAFALDEERGYWRVHLPGGVQHDLVPRPADVTDDLLRRDFTVNALAVTGEGRVLDPAGGRADLRARRLRMVSAANLRSDPLRAWRAARLETTLGFRLEADTEAEVRRVAAALADGTLSPPAPERVRDELHALLTHPGAAHGVLRLEALDLLALSVPELREGIGLEQGGFHHLDVFHHGVEALHQLLARRPDAPLPLRWATLLHDVGKPRARTVDPETGRTHFYGHDKLGAALAAQRLGRLKLPGDDVRHVSRLIEAHMVPLPAGDREARRFVHRRRDLLPDLLSVMLADREAARGPSSNAASRHAYARAMNRVLEALEEQPAPPPPLLSGREVMALLGLPPGPRVGAALRAVNEAAALGEVRDAAGARAFVQTWAQTTTDQNTDGEA; encoded by the coding sequence ATGTTCCGCCGCCGCCCGCCCCTGCCGCCGTTTCCGGCGGGTGGCCTGCTGGTCGGCGGCGCGGTGCGTGACTGGCTGCGCGGGGTGGCCCCCAAGGATTTCGACTGGGTGGTGCCCGACCCCGCGGCGGCGGCGCGGGCGATGGCAGCTGTACTGGGGGGCTCGGCCTTTGCGCTGGACGAGGAGCGCGGCTACTGGCGGGTCCATCTGCCCGGCGGCGTTCAGCACGACCTCGTGCCGCGCCCGGCCGACGTGACCGACGACCTGTTGCGGCGTGACTTCACGGTGAATGCCCTGGCCGTGACCGGGGAGGGCCGGGTGCTGGATCCGGCGGGCGGACGGGCCGACCTGCGGGCGCGGCGGCTGCGCATGGTCTCGGCCGCCAACCTGCGTTCGGACCCGCTGCGGGCGTGGCGGGCGGCGCGGCTGGAAACCACGCTGGGTTTCCGGCTGGAAGCCGACACGGAAGCCGAGGTGCGCCGGGTGGCGGCGGCCCTGGCGGACGGCACGCTGAGCCCACCCGCGCCCGAGCGCGTCCGCGACGAACTGCACGCCCTGCTGACGCATCCCGGCGCGGCGCACGGCGTGCTGCGCCTGGAAGCGCTGGATCTGCTCGCGCTGAGCGTTCCGGAACTGCGCGAGGGCATCGGGCTGGAGCAGGGCGGGTTTCATCACCTGGACGTGTTTCACCACGGGGTCGAGGCGCTGCATCAGCTGCTCGCCCGCCGGCCCGATGCCCCGCTGCCGCTGCGCTGGGCGACCCTGCTGCACGACGTGGGCAAACCGCGCGCCCGCACCGTGGACCCGGAGACGGGCCGCACCCATTTTTACGGCCATGACAAGCTGGGGGCCGCCCTGGCAGCCCAGCGCCTGGGCCGCCTGAAGCTGCCCGGAGATGACGTCAGGCATGTGTCGCGCCTCATCGAGGCCCATATGGTCCCGCTGCCCGCCGGGGACCGGGAGGCCCGGCGCTTTGTTCACCGCCGCCGGGACCTGCTGCCCGACCTGCTGAGCGTGATGCTCGCCGACCGCGAGGCGGCGCGCGGCCCGAGCAGCAACGCCGCCAGCCGCCACGCCTACGCGCGTGCCATGAACCGCGTGCTGGAAGCGCTGGAGGAGCAGCCCGCCCCCCCTCCCCCACTGCTGAGCGGCCGTGAGGTGATGGCGCTGCTGGGCCTTCCTCCCGGCCCACGTGTGGGAGCGGCCCTGCGCGCCGTGAACGAGGCGGCCGCCCTGGGCGAGGTGCGGGACGCGGCGGGCGCACGGGCCTTCGTGCAGACGTGGGCGCAGACCACAACAGACCAGAACACCGACGGCGAGGCGTGA